ACGCCTTGGGAAAACTGCTCTCCGCCGCGGCTGAGCCGTTTTACGTCGTCGCGGCCGACCGGCGGATCGTGTTCCTCAACGATGCCTGCGCGTCGTGGCTCGGCATCGAGGCCAACGAACTCGTCGGACAGCAATGCCAGTACGGCACCGCGGCCGAGGGTCCGGCAGCGTCCGCCGTCGCCGCCGCACTTTGCCCGCCGCCCGAGGTCTTTGCCGGCGGACGGACCACGGCGCAGGTGGTCTTGCCTTCGACGTCGCCAGGCGCAGCGCGGGAAATCGAGTTCGTTCCACTTCAGGCGTCTGACGGTGCATGGCTGGTGTTGGCGACCGTCCGTCCCGGCGGCGCGGCGGTCGACGACGAGGCGGGAGCGAGTGCCACGCGGCTGCACGCCCGGCTGCAACAGTATCGCAGAAAGCTGGCGTCGCGGTATCACGTCGACCGGCTGCTTGGCGACAGCCCCGTCATGCAACGAGCACGGGCGCAGGCCAAGTTGGCGGCGGGCAGTGCGGCCAGCGTGTTGATCGTCGGCCCGCCCGGCAGTCACCGCGAGCACTTGGCCCGTGCGATTCACTACGGCGGATCCGGCGCGGCCGGCCCATTGGTGCCGCTGGCCTCGGCGCTGCTCGACGCGGATCTGCTGCAAGCGGCTTTGCGCACCTTGGCCCGCAGCAAGTCGGGCGAACAGCGCCCCGCGACGCTGCTGCTGGGCGATATCGATGCCTTGCCGGAGGCGGCGCAGAACGATTTGTCTCGGTCGTTGTCGGGCGGCCGGTTTGCGGCCCGCATCATCAGCACGTCGCGTTCGACGTTGGGCGAGTTGGCGGGGCGGGGCGTGTTTTGCGCCGACCTGGCCTGCTTGTTGAGCACGCTTTCGATCGAGCTGCCGCCATTGGGCGAGCGTCTCGCCGACCTGCCGCTGCTGGTGCAGTGGTACGTCGAGCAGGCCAATCTGCGGATCGGGAAGCAGGTAGGGGGATGTTTGCCCGAAGTTCACGATCGCCTGGCCGACCATGCCTGGGCCAACGATTTGCAGGAGTTGGAAGAAGTGATCAGCGAGGCGCACCTTCACGCGCAAGGCCCGCTGATCGGCTTGCAAGACCTTCCTCCGCGCCTGGCGCTGGCGGCCCAAGCGAGCGCGCGTCCGGCCAAGTCGGACGAGAAGATCGTGTTGGAAGAGTATCTGGCCAAGGTCGAGCACGAGTTGATCGTGCGGGCACTCAAACGTGCCAAGGGCAACAAGACCAAAGCCGCCCGGCTGTTGGGCATGACACGTCCTCGGTTCTATCGCCGGCTGGTGCAGTTGGGACTGGAGACATAGAGACATGACCGTGCTCGTCGAGAACACGGCGGGCCACCCCCCACCATTGGCCAACTGACAGATTCTGTCAGTTGCTCAGGCGTTCCGGTCGGCTGGAGAACTACGAGACCTGGCTGGTGTTTTCCGTGGTCTTTATTCCCATCGCGCCGCTGGGCAAGAAGCAGATCCTGAATCATTGCCCGCGTTGCGCGCGCCACAACGCCGTCCCGTTCTCGAAATGGCAGCAGGCGCAAAAAGAGGCGGTGGAGACGGCCGCCGCCGAACTGGCGGGCAACTCGCACGATCCCGACGCGGCCATCAAGATGCATGCCACCTAACCCCTACGCCGCGCCTTCCAGCGACGGTCTGTGGGTCGAGTCGGATTGGCCAACCTTGCTCGACCTTTTGGAAGCGGCGGTGGTGCTGGCCTTCATCAATGCGGCGCTGGTGGCGTTGCTCTTCCTGGTCGACGACGAGCGATTGTACTTCGCGCTCTATTTTTTTCCGGTGGTGCCGGCACTTTTGGCCGCACATCGCTACCGGCAGCGTCGCCTGCAGAATCCGCCGCTGGCTTTTGCGTTGGTCATCGCGCTGGAACTGACGGCGCTCGGCGCGGCGCCGAACTATTTCGTCGCTGCCGAGTGGGGCGTGTCGGGGCATCCCGCCATCGAAGTTGCCGTGGGCAGCTTGGTCACGCTCGCCTGTTGTTTCTTGGCGCAGAGATCCTCTGCCGGCCGTTGACCCGCCTAGGCAAAGAATTCCGGCACCACTTGCCCGCCATCGACGGGCTTGATCGGCCGGCCGATGGGGCTCATGTATTCCTTGCGGCTGTCGACGCCCAATGCCTGATAAACGGTCTGGATCAGGTCCTTTTCGCTGACCGGCCGGTCTTTGACCGACTCGCCCGCGTCGTCGGTCGCGCCGATCACCTGTCCTCCCCGCACACCTCCGCCCGCCATCACCGCGCTGAAGGCACGGGGAAAATGGTCGCGGCCGGCGCGAGGGTTGATCCGCGGCGTGCGGCCGAACTCGCCCATCCAAATCACCAGCGTCTTGTCGAGCAGGCCGCGCCCGGACAGGTCGGTCAGCAACGCGGCAAACGGTTGGTCGAGTTGTTCGCACAATGATCGCGACCGCGTGAAGTTCTCCAAGTGCGTGTCCCAATTGCCCAACACCGCCTCGACGAACGTCACGCCCGACTCCACCAGCCGCCTCGCCAACAGACAGGCGCTGGAGTAGGCCCCCGACCCATAAGCCGAGCGGACCGCATCCGGCTCGCGCTCCAGATCGAACGCTTCCATTTGCGTGCTCTTGATCATTCGCGAGGCGCTGGCATAAAGCTTTTCGTGCTCGCCTGGCGAGGGCGAGCCGCCCGTGCGGGCGGTTTGCAGGCGCGTCAGCAGGTTCAACCGCCGGTCGAAGTGGCCAAGGTCGGTGGTGGGGCGGGTGTTTTCCGGCAAGCGGCCCGCGGCGGCCACCACAAAGGGATCGTACTGCGTGCCCAAAAACCCGCCGCCGGCCGTCACGAGTCCTTGTCCGATGCGGACAAACGAAGGCAACTCGCATTCGGACCTGGGCAGTTCTTTGGCGACGACCGAGCCCATCGCGGGATACTTGACGCTGGCCATCGGCAGGTACGAGGTATGCATCAGGTAGGTCGCGCGCTGGTGCTCGCCTTCGCGCGTGGTCATCGAGCGAACGACGGCCAGACGATCGGCGACCGTGGCCAGCCGCGGCAAGTTCTCCGCAAACTGCACGCCGGGAATCTTGGTGGCGATGGCCTTGGTCTCACCGCCGTTGGCGTGCCCCGGCTTTGGATCGAAGGTCTCGAACTGGCTCGGTCCACCCTGCATCCAAAGCAGGATGCAGGCCGTTCCCTGCCGCCGCAGCTCGTCGGCACGCAGACTAAGAGCGTCGGTGAAGCCGAGCGCGCCGCCAGCCGCGCCCGCCGCAGACAGCGTGCGCAAGAAGTCGCGCCGACCGACGACGCCACGGCGGTCGACGGCCAACTGAAGATGATGCCGTATCGCGGTTTGCATGAGTCGGCTCCTAATTGCGGTACAAGAATTCCTCGCTGTTGATCAGCGACCAAAAAATGTCTTCGAACGCCTCGGCACGATTGCCGCTGGTCTTCACGTGCTCGCCACAGACTGCCAATTCCGCGTCGCTTGGCTCACGGGCCAGACAGCGCAGATACAACTCGACGGCAACCGCCTCGTCGTCTTCCGTGTTGGCCAAAAGTTTCGCCAGCACGCTCTCGCCTTGGCGTGCCGAAAAACGCTGGTTGACCAACGGCGAGTTCATCATCATCAGCGCCTGGGGGATTGTGCTGGCGATTTCGTCTCGCCGCACGCTCGGATCGTAGCCAAACTGCTGGGCGAACTGGAACCGCGGCCCGCCGCGAAAACCGGGACCTGGCCGGGGAGCGTTCTGCGGCCCGCGGTCGAAAGAGGCGCCCACGGCCAGCGACAACGCATCGAAAAGCTGGTCGGCCCGCAGCCGATAGCTCACGTTCGCGGTAAACGGCACTTGGTCTGGCAGCCGCCTCGACCGGCTCTCGCGCTGGTAGCACTGGCTCGTAACGATGGTCTCGATCAGCCACTTCACATCGTAGTTGTGGGCCACGAATTGCTGGCAGAGATAATCGAGTGTCTGCGGCGCCGACGAATGCCGGTCGGGTCCGATGTCGTCGATCGGATCATAAAAGCCCTCACCGACCAATTCGGCCCAGATGCGGTTCACGAACGCTTTGGCAAACCAAGGGTTGTCGGGCGAGGTCAGCCAATCCGCCAGCGAAGTGCGCCGTTCGCTGTCGGTCACGCCCGTCGCCAGCCGCTGGCCGGTGGCGAAGAAGACCGGCGTCATGGCTGTGCCCTGGCTGCTGGGATCCTTCAGGTCGGGCATGTAGTGTTCCAGCGAGCCCCGGCCGGTCATCATGCCGGGGCGGCGCATTTGCGGACCGAAATCGAGCGAGGCGATCGCGAAGCTGGGCGGCATTCCCTGCCGGCGCCGCAGCGACGCGCGTGGGAAGAAGGCCGCGAACTCATGGAACTGCTGCCGTTTCCAGCGGTCAGTCGGATGGTCGTGACACTGGGCACATTGAATCTGAATGCCCAGGAAGATGCGCGAGACCTCCGAGGCGACCTCGACCGGCTCAGCCAAATGGGCCATAAACAGGCCCGTTTCGCCTTTTTCGAAGACTTCGCCTTGGGCCACGATGAACGACCGTGCGA
The window above is part of the Pirellulales bacterium genome. Proteins encoded here:
- a CDS encoding helix-turn-helix domain-containing protein, which encodes MPASRASVNALGKLLSAAAEPFYVVAADRRIVFLNDACASWLGIEANELVGQQCQYGTAAEGPAASAVAAALCPPPEVFAGGRTTAQVVLPSTSPGAAREIEFVPLQASDGAWLVLATVRPGGAAVDDEAGASATRLHARLQQYRRKLASRYHVDRLLGDSPVMQRARAQAKLAAGSAASVLIVGPPGSHREHLARAIHYGGSGAAGPLVPLASALLDADLLQAALRTLARSKSGEQRPATLLLGDIDALPEAAQNDLSRSLSGGRFAARIISTSRSTLGELAGRGVFCADLACLLSTLSIELPPLGERLADLPLLVQWYVEQANLRIGKQVGGCLPEVHDRLADHAWANDLQELEEVISEAHLHAQGPLIGLQDLPPRLALAAQASARPAKSDEKIVLEEYLAKVEHELIVRALKRAKGNKTKAARLLGMTRPRFYRRLVQLGLET
- a CDS encoding DUF1501 domain-containing protein; amino-acid sequence: MQTAIRHHLQLAVDRRGVVGRRDFLRTLSAAGAAGGALGFTDALSLRADELRRQGTACILLWMQGGPSQFETFDPKPGHANGGETKAIATKIPGVQFAENLPRLATVADRLAVVRSMTTREGEHQRATYLMHTSYLPMASVKYPAMGSVVAKELPRSECELPSFVRIGQGLVTAGGGFLGTQYDPFVVAAAGRLPENTRPTTDLGHFDRRLNLLTRLQTARTGGSPSPGEHEKLYASASRMIKSTQMEAFDLEREPDAVRSAYGSGAYSSACLLARRLVESGVTFVEAVLGNWDTHLENFTRSRSLCEQLDQPFAALLTDLSGRGLLDKTLVIWMGEFGRTPRINPRAGRDHFPRAFSAVMAGGGVRGGQVIGATDDAGESVKDRPVSEKDLIQTVYQALGVDSRKEYMSPIGRPIKPVDGGQVVPEFFA
- a CDS encoding DUF1553 domain-containing protein; the protein is MIAKALRTAVAAQCLMWAAFTSNPASADEPSASAPAAASEIDRLLTEEVFADLPAGDSPAPLTTDQDFLRRVYLDLVGEPPLPGEVTAFCLDSSPTKRPAAITRLLADERFGRNWGRYWRDVILYRRSADQALFALRSLESYLVEQFNNQPRWNEIARSFIVAQGEVFEKGETGLFMAHLAEPVEVASEVSRIFLGIQIQCAQCHDHPTDRWKRQQFHEFAAFFPRASLRRRQGMPPSFAIASLDFGPQMRRPGMMTGRGSLEHYMPDLKDPSSQGTAMTPVFFATGQRLATGVTDSERRTSLADWLTSPDNPWFAKAFVNRIWAELVGEGFYDPIDDIGPDRHSSAPQTLDYLCQQFVAHNYDVKWLIETIVTSQCYQRESRSRRLPDQVPFTANVSYRLRADQLFDALSLAVGASFDRGPQNAPRPGPGFRGGPRFQFAQQFGYDPSVRRDEIASTIPQALMMMNSPLVNQRFSARQGESVLAKLLANTEDDEAVAVELYLRCLAREPSDAELAVCGEHVKTSGNRAEAFEDIFWSLINSEEFLYRN